From Gemmobacter sp., the proteins below share one genomic window:
- a CDS encoding acyl-CoA dehydrogenase family protein: MDRLIFDADHDLFRDNVRRFMEREVAPHAARWRAAGVVDREVYRKAGQNGFLLTWADEAYGGAGLDDFRYEQIIYEENIRHGEIGFYINLHSGLVAPYIAGLGDADQKARWLPGCVSGDTILAVAMTEPGAGSDLAGMKTRAEDRGDHWLLNGSKTYISNGQLADLVIVAARTDPDKRHALGLFVVERGMPGFERGQPLQKMGLAAQDTSELFFTDVRVPKANLLGVAGEGFRYLGRFLAGERLIAAIGSMATAQKAFDLTLAYVKDRRAFGRPIGAFQNARFRLAELRTELDLAQCFVDQCVLLYNQRKLTPETAAQAKLASSEAEGRMVDLGVQLHGGAGYMAEFEISRMFTDARVTRIFAGTSEIMKEIISRGLGLDDRKMN, from the coding sequence ATGGACCGGCTGATCTTTGACGCCGACCACGACCTGTTCCGCGACAACGTGCGCCGGTTCATGGAACGCGAGGTGGCCCCCCATGCCGCCCGCTGGCGCGCCGCCGGGGTGGTCGACCGCGAGGTCTATCGCAAGGCTGGCCAGAACGGGTTCCTGCTGACCTGGGCCGACGAGGCCTATGGCGGGGCGGGCCTGGATGATTTCCGCTATGAGCAGATCATCTACGAGGAAAACATCCGCCACGGCGAAATCGGGTTCTATATCAACCTGCATTCCGGGCTGGTGGCGCCCTATATCGCCGGCCTTGGCGATGCCGACCAGAAGGCGCGCTGGCTGCCCGGCTGCGTGTCGGGCGATACCATCCTGGCCGTGGCCATGACCGAACCGGGCGCCGGCAGCGACCTGGCCGGGATGAAGACCCGGGCCGAGGATCGCGGCGATCACTGGCTGCTGAACGGGTCCAAGACCTATATCTCGAACGGTCAGCTGGCCGATCTGGTCATCGTCGCCGCCCGCACCGATCCCGACAAGCGCCATGCGCTTGGCCTGTTCGTGGTCGAACGCGGGATGCCGGGGTTCGAACGCGGCCAGCCGCTGCAAAAGATGGGCCTTGCCGCACAGGACACGTCGGAACTGTTCTTTACCGATGTCCGGGTGCCCAAGGCCAACCTGCTGGGCGTGGCGGGCGAAGGGTTCCGCTACCTTGGCCGGTTCCTGGCGGGCGAACGGCTGATTGCCGCCATCGGGTCGATGGCAACGGCGCAAAAGGCATTCGACCTGACGCTGGCCTATGTCAAGGATCGCCGCGCCTTTGGCCGGCCCATCGGCGCCTTCCAGAACGCCCGCTTCCGGCTGGCCGAACTGCGCACCGAACTGGATCTGGCGCAATGTTTCGTGGACCAGTGCGTGCTGCTGTATAACCAGCGCAAACTGACGCCCGAGACGGCGGCACAGGCCAAGCTCGCCTCCAGCGAAGCCGAGGGGCGCATGGTGGACCTTGGCGTCCAGCTGCATGGCGGGGCGGGCTATATGGCGGAATTCGAGATCTCGCGCATGTTCACCGATGCGCGGGTGACGCGGATCTTTGCCGGCACCTCGGAAATCATGAAGGAAATCATCAGCCGGGGCCTGGGGCTGGACGACCGCAAGATGAACTGA
- a CDS encoding acyl-CoA dehydrogenase family protein, whose translation MDFDFSEENVAFRDMVERWVRAEIPKDWARELERKEHDYPFELWEKFTEAGFHGIGIPEEYGGQGGDVQTQMILARALARSLGGLAWIWGITSFAGSKSIGVYGTEAQKRRFLPDMAAGKLRASIGFTEPGGGTDVLGALRTTAERAEGGWRISGEKIWCSSAHVADYILLLARTDKNVEKNHHGLTLFFVPARQKGITITELPKLGMRAIGSCTVVLDDVFVPDDLVLGQPGNAWKMLLPTLNNERIMVGSFCLGVMDGVLEDALDYMKQRKAFGRPIGSFQALQHYVADIATWRQQTELLCNYTAWLQASGKDCAMQATMLKVSASDNAVKAADLGIQILGGMGYSAETDMQRYWRDARLWKIGPITNEMARNGIAERLGLPRSF comes from the coding sequence ATGGATTTCGACTTCAGCGAAGAAAACGTCGCCTTCCGCGACATGGTGGAAAGATGGGTGCGCGCCGAGATCCCGAAGGACTGGGCGCGCGAGCTGGAGCGCAAGGAACACGACTACCCGTTCGAATTGTGGGAGAAGTTCACCGAAGCCGGGTTCCACGGCATCGGCATTCCCGAGGAATACGGCGGGCAGGGCGGCGATGTGCAGACCCAGATGATCCTGGCCCGCGCGCTGGCGCGGTCGCTGGGGGGGCTGGCGTGGATCTGGGGCATCACCTCGTTCGCGGGGTCCAAGTCCATCGGCGTTTACGGGACCGAGGCGCAGAAGCGCCGGTTCCTGCCCGACATGGCCGCGGGCAAGCTGCGCGCCTCGATCGGGTTCACCGAACCGGGCGGCGGCACCGATGTGCTGGGCGCGCTGCGCACCACGGCGGAACGGGCCGAGGGCGGCTGGCGCATCTCGGGCGAGAAGATCTGGTGTTCCTCGGCCCATGTCGCGGATTACATCCTGCTGCTGGCCCGCACCGACAAGAACGTGGAAAAGAACCACCACGGGCTGACGCTGTTCTTTGTGCCCGCCAGACAAAAGGGCATCACCATCACCGAACTGCCCAAGCTGGGCATGCGCGCCATCGGGTCGTGCACCGTGGTGCTGGACGATGTGTTCGTTCCCGACGATCTGGTGCTGGGCCAGCCCGGCAATGCCTGGAAGATGCTGCTGCCCACGCTGAACAACGAACGCATCATGGTGGGCAGTTTTTGCCTGGGCGTGATGGATGGCGTGCTGGAAGATGCGCTGGACTACATGAAACAGCGCAAGGCATTCGGCCGCCCGATCGGGTCGTTCCAGGCGTTGCAGCATTACGTCGCCGATATTGCCACCTGGCGCCAGCAGACCGAACTGCTGTGCAACTATACCGCATGGTTGCAGGCCAGCGGCAAGGACTGCGCGATGCAGGCCACGATGCTCAAGGTCTCGGCCTCGGACAATGCGGTCAAGGCAGCGGATCTGGGGATCCAGATTCTGGGCGGCATGGGCTATTCGGCGGAAACCGACATGCAGCGGTATTGGCGCGATGCCCGGTTGTGGAAGATCGGCCCGATCACCAACGAAATGGCGCGCAACGGTATTGCGGAACGGCTGGGCCTGCCCCGGTCGTTCTGA
- a CDS encoding MaoC family dehydratase — MTALPETRVTDVTAEWMQVWARILDDPNQIHLDGALVRSLGLGPDVINQGPLNIAYVLNAVTAALPGARLLGYSARMLGNVFAGDRLTVRGTLDAATGPDIDVTATLAAEGRGDVVGLHLRLTRAAA; from the coding sequence ATGACCGCCCTGCCGGAAACCCGCGTTACCGATGTGACCGCCGAATGGATGCAGGTCTGGGCGCGCATCCTGGATGACCCCAACCAGATCCATCTGGATGGCGCGCTGGTGCGGTCGCTGGGCCTTGGTCCCGATGTGATCAACCAGGGGCCGCTGAACATTGCCTATGTGCTGAACGCCGTCACCGCCGCGCTGCCGGGTGCCCGGCTGCTGGGCTACAGCGCGCGGATGCTGGGCAATGTCTTTGCCGGCGACCGCCTGACGGTGCGCGGCACCCTGGACGCTGCGACCGGGCCGGACATCGACGTCACCGCCACGCTGGCCGCCGAAGGGCGCGGCGACGTGGTGGGATTGCACCTGCGCCTGACCCGCGCAGCCGCCTGA
- a CDS encoding zinc-binding dehydrogenase: MQALELAAIGGDGPRLVEVLRPEPAAGQVRVALRAAALNHRELFILQGQYPGMALPCTLGADGAGIVDAVGDGVPQARIGERVVLYPGMDWGDDQRFPGRGFHLLGMPAPGTIAEHICVPAGSARPMPPHLDFAQAAALPTAALTAWRGLTAKAGVQPDETLLITGIGGGVATYALLFGRAMGARVFVTSSRADTIAKAVALGAEGGFDYRDKDWHKAFLKASGGADVVFDGAPAGSMRAYTRALRMGARIVVYGSTGGVDAGFLAPSLFLSHATIHGTAMGSPADFTGMLEFVAAKGLTPVIDRRFALAQASQALDYLRDGHAFGKVVIDIPGES, translated from the coding sequence ATGCAGGCGCTGGAACTGGCGGCCATCGGCGGCGATGGGCCCCGCCTTGTGGAAGTGCTCCGGCCAGAACCGGCGGCGGGTCAGGTGCGGGTGGCTTTGCGGGCCGCCGCGCTGAACCACCGCGAGCTGTTCATTCTGCAAGGGCAGTATCCAGGCATGGCGCTGCCCTGCACGCTGGGGGCCGACGGGGCGGGCATTGTGGATGCCGTGGGCGACGGCGTGCCGCAGGCGCGGATCGGGGAACGGGTGGTGCTGTATCCCGGGATGGACTGGGGCGATGACCAGCGGTTTCCGGGGCGCGGGTTCCATTTGCTGGGCATGCCAGCGCCGGGCACCATTGCGGAACATATCTGCGTTCCGGCCGGATCGGCCCGGCCGATGCCGCCCCATCTGGACTTTGCCCAAGCCGCCGCCCTGCCCACCGCCGCGCTGACCGCCTGGCGCGGGCTGACTGCCAAGGCCGGGGTGCAGCCGGACGAGACGCTGCTGATCACCGGCATCGGCGGCGGTGTCGCCACTTATGCGCTGCTGTTCGGCCGGGCGATGGGGGCACGGGTCTTTGTCACCTCGTCCCGTGCCGATACCATCGCCAAGGCGGTGGCTCTGGGGGCCGAAGGCGGCTTCGATTACCGCGACAAGGATTGGCACAAGGCATTCCTGAAGGCCTCGGGCGGGGCGGATGTGGTGTTCGACGGCGCGCCGGCCGGCAGCATGCGGGCCTATACCCGCGCCCTTCGCATGGGCGCGCGGATCGTGGTCTATGGATCGACCGGCGGTGTGGATGCCGGGTTCCTGGCCCCGTCGCTGTTCCTGTCGCATGCCACGATCCATGGCACCGCCATGGGCAGCCCAGCGGATTTCACCGGCATGCTGGAGTTTGTCGCGGCCAAGGGGCTGACCCCGGTCATCGACCGGCGCTTTGCCCTGGCGCAGGCGTCGCAGGCGCTGGACTACCTGCGCGACGGCCATGCCTTTGGCAAGGTCGTGATCGACATTCCGGGAGAGAGCTGA
- a CDS encoding SDR family oxidoreductase — protein sequence MQPAAPQGIYRLFDVGGRVVLVTGGANGLGRMIAGAFAAGGARVYVTSRKAEDAERAAAEMVAEGGICTGLAADLSDPAGATTLAGQIAERESALHVLINNAGRSWGAPLARYPDKGWAPIMSINVQTPFTLVRDLLPLLRSAARPDDPARVINVGSVAGRVVEPISAYAYSASKAGLAHLGRVMAADLAPEGITVNTLVPGYFPTSMTGHIRADEAASAELLARIPLGRMGSPEDAAGLCLMLASRAGAYLTGTEIVMDGGLSGCR from the coding sequence ATGCAGCCTGCCGCACCCCAGGGGATCTACCGGCTGTTCGATGTGGGCGGCCGGGTCGTGCTGGTGACGGGCGGGGCCAATGGCCTTGGCCGGATGATCGCCGGCGCCTTCGCCGCGGGCGGCGCGCGGGTCTATGTCACCTCGCGCAAGGCCGAAGATGCCGAACGCGCCGCGGCCGAGATGGTGGCCGAAGGCGGCATCTGTACCGGGCTGGCCGCCGACCTGTCGGACCCTGCCGGGGCCACCACGCTGGCCGGCCAGATCGCGGAACGCGAATCCGCCCTGCATGTGCTGATCAACAATGCCGGCCGGTCCTGGGGGGCACCGCTGGCCCGCTACCCGGACAAGGGCTGGGCGCCGATCATGTCGATCAACGTGCAGACGCCGTTCACGCTGGTGCGCGACCTGCTGCCGCTGCTGCGCTCCGCCGCCCGTCCCGATGACCCGGCCCGGGTGATCAACGTGGGATCGGTCGCCGGGCGGGTGGTGGAACCGATCAGCGCCTATGCCTATTCTGCCTCCAAGGCCGGGCTGGCGCATCTGGGCCGGGTGATGGCCGCCGATCTGGCGCCCGAGGGCATCACGGTGAACACGCTGGTGCCGGGCTATTTCCCCACCAGCATGACCGGCCATATCCGCGCCGACGAGGCGGCATCGGCCGAACTGCTGGCGCGGATCCCGCTGGGCCGCATGGGCTCGCCCGAGGATGCGGCGGGCCTGTGCCTGATGCTGGCGTCGCGGGCCGGCGCCTATCTGACGGGCACCGAGATTGTCATGGACGGGGGGCTGTCGGGATGCCGGTAA
- a CDS encoding CaiB/BaiF CoA-transferase family protein yields MPVTPTGPLAGLRVVEMDAIGPVPLVGLLLAGSGADVLRIARDGGDWDDATTAAAVMHRGKASVTLNLKDPAGAAMALDLIGRADAVIEGARPGTMERLGLGPDATLARNPALVYGRMTGWGQTGPRAMEAGHDINYLALTGVLSMIGPATRPVAPLNLVADYGGGAMNLAFGLMAALWQARATGRGQVVDAAMVDGVGFLASLFHGYQQTGLWHDGREANLLDGGAPYYRCYACADGRFMAAGPLEPKFYALMMCGLGLDPADWPQDDRATWPAATAAIGARFASMPQAHWTALFAGTDACVTPVLDLAQTRTDPHIAARGLFQPAGTAQAPVVPPWGADQRPDLAPARAMDTAGALARWPVRPSAAPR; encoded by the coding sequence ATGCCGGTAACGCCAACAGGCCCGCTGGCCGGGCTGCGCGTGGTCGAAATGGACGCCATCGGGCCGGTGCCGCTGGTCGGGCTGCTGCTGGCCGGCAGCGGCGCCGACGTGCTGCGCATCGCCCGCGATGGCGGCGACTGGGACGATGCGACCACCGCCGCCGCCGTGATGCACCGCGGCAAGGCCAGCGTGACGCTGAACCTCAAGGATCCGGCCGGGGCCGCCATGGCGCTGGATCTGATCGGGCGGGCCGATGCGGTGATCGAAGGCGCCCGGCCCGGCACGATGGAGCGGCTGGGCCTTGGCCCCGATGCCACGCTGGCGCGCAATCCGGCGCTGGTCTATGGCCGGATGACCGGCTGGGGCCAGACCGGCCCCCGCGCGATGGAGGCCGGGCACGACATCAACTATCTGGCGCTGACCGGCGTTCTGTCGATGATCGGCCCGGCCACCCGCCCGGTCGCGCCGCTGAACCTGGTGGCCGATTATGGCGGCGGGGCGATGAACCTGGCCTTTGGCCTGATGGCCGCGCTGTGGCAGGCGCGGGCGACGGGGCGGGGGCAGGTTGTCGATGCCGCCATGGTGGATGGCGTGGGCTTTCTGGCCAGCCTGTTCCACGGCTATCAGCAGACCGGCCTGTGGCACGACGGGCGCGAGGCGAACCTGCTGGATGGCGGCGCGCCCTATTACCGCTGTTATGCGTGCGCCGATGGCCGGTTCATGGCCGCCGGCCCGCTGGAGCCAAAGTTCTACGCCCTGATGATGTGCGGGCTGGGGCTGGATCCGGCCGACTGGCCGCAGGACGACCGCGCGACATGGCCGGCGGCAACGGCGGCCATCGGCGCGCGGTTTGCCAGCATGCCGCAGGCGCACTGGACGGCGCTGTTCGCCGGCACCGATGCCTGCGTGACGCCGGTGCTGGATCTGGCACAAACACGGACCGATCCGCATATCGCCGCGCGGGGGCTGTTCCAGCCGGCAGGCACCGCGCAGGCGCCCGTCGTGCCGCCGTGGGGCGCGGACCAACGGCCCGACCTGGCCCCCGCGCGGGCCATGGACACGGCCGGGGCGCTGGCCCGCTGGCCGGTCAGGCCGTCAGCTGCCCCCCGTTGA
- the fabG gene encoding 3-oxoacyl-ACP reductase FabG: MTDHPDIAIVTGAARGIGAAIARRLADSGWRVVRLDRAFADPQPMDVVADVADYADVAQAVAGIEVAHGPIGAVVNNAGITRDGFFHKLDPVADWDAVLRVNLTGPFHLCRAVLPGMRSRRFGRIVNMSSMNGLRGQPGQANYSAAKAGLIGMTRTLALEVAGLGITANCIAPGFVDTEMTRAIRPDIREAELAKVPAGRAGSVEEIAELVRYLCSDAAGFITGETVSINGGQLTA, encoded by the coding sequence ATGACCGATCATCCCGATATTGCCATCGTCACCGGCGCCGCGCGCGGCATCGGGGCGGCCATCGCCCGGCGGCTGGCCGACAGCGGCTGGCGCGTGGTCCGGCTGGACCGCGCCTTTGCCGACCCTCAGCCGATGGATGTAGTTGCAGACGTGGCCGATTATGCCGACGTGGCGCAAGCGGTTGCGGGGATCGAGGTGGCGCATGGCCCCATCGGCGCGGTGGTGAACAATGCCGGCATCACGCGCGACGGGTTCTTTCACAAGCTCGACCCGGTGGCCGATTGGGACGCGGTGTTGCGCGTGAACCTGACCGGCCCGTTCCACCTGTGCCGCGCCGTGCTGCCCGGCATGCGCAGCCGCCGCTTTGGCCGCATCGTCAACATGTCGTCGATGAACGGGCTGCGCGGCCAGCCGGGACAGGCGAACTATTCCGCCGCCAAGGCCGGGCTGATCGGCATGACCCGCACCCTTGCGCTGGAGGTGGCGGGACTGGGCATTACCGCCAACTGCATCGCGCCGGGGTTTGTCGATACCGAAATGACCCGGGCCATCCGCCCCGACATCCGCGAGGCGGAACTGGCCAAGGTGCCCGCCGGCCGCGCCGGATCGGTCGAGGAAATCGCGGAACTGGTCCGCTACCTGTGTTCCGACGCGGCGGGGTTCATCACCGGGGAGACCGTCTCGATCAACGGGGGGCAGCTGACGGCCTGA
- a CDS encoding alpha/beta fold hydrolase: MTGIARGQLRGAGPMLAFDRVTPAGPGGPTLIFLPGGGQTRRSWAAGLRQAARLGLPALALDLRGHGDSDPAPDGRYHLRDMAADTIAVVDAIAGPVILIGASRGGQTCMLAAAARPDRVRAVLLADIAPGTNRQNITAIRAFLQASAAGFASPLAASQALGAYRGQSAPPDPDRLARVLRPLANGRLYWHWDPRFADDAFIDPPDEAPLVDQAAARLRCPVLLVRGSLSELVDDACVAHFRRLTPQVQVELLEGAGHMLTDGQTAVFVDRIFGFLHRNPDILKAPEPAP, translated from the coding sequence ATGACCGGGATCGCCCGGGGGCAGTTGCGCGGTGCGGGACCGATGCTGGCGTTCGACAGGGTGACACCTGCGGGGCCGGGGGGGCCAACGCTGATCTTTCTGCCCGGCGGGGGCCAGACGCGCCGGTCCTGGGCGGCGGGGCTACGGCAGGCGGCGCGCCTTGGGCTGCCGGCGCTGGCCCTCGACCTGCGCGGGCATGGCGACAGCGATCCCGCGCCGGACGGCCGCTATCACCTGCGCGACATGGCGGCCGATACTATCGCCGTGGTCGATGCGATTGCCGGGCCGGTGATCCTGATCGGCGCCAGCCGGGGCGGGCAAACCTGCATGCTGGCCGCTGCCGCGCGGCCCGACCGGGTGCGCGCCGTGCTGCTGGCCGACATCGCCCCGGGGACGAACCGACAGAACATCACCGCCATCCGCGCCTTTCTGCAAGCCAGCGCCGCCGGCTTTGCCAGCCCGCTGGCCGCGTCGCAGGCGCTTGGCGCCTATCGCGGCCAGTCCGCCCCGCCCGACCCTGACCGTCTGGCCCGCGTGCTGCGACCCTTGGCCAACGGGCGGCTGTATTGGCACTGGGATCCGCGCTTTGCCGACGATGCCTTCATCGACCCGCCGGACGAGGCGCCGCTGGTCGATCAGGCCGCCGCGCGGCTGCGCTGCCCCGTCCTGCTGGTGCGCGGCAGCCTGAGCGAGTTGGTGGACGATGCCTGCGTCGCGCATTTCCGCCGCCTGACCCCGCAAGTGCAGGTCGAGCTGCTGGAGGGCGCGGGCCACATGTTGACCGATGGGCAGACGGCGGTGTTCGTCGACCGCATCTTCGGCTTTCTGCACCGCAACCCCGACATCCTGAAGGCACCGGAACCCGCACCATGA
- a CDS encoding FAD-dependent oxidoreductase: MTFPNLFSPLRIGALTLPNRVVMAPMSSALATPEGRVSDRQIAYFRERARGGTGLIIVEFTCVDRRFGVSEPSQLVLEDDAALDGHARLVETVRAEGAAVAIQLQLPGQYALPSMNDGRMPAAPSDVHSRRSGALTARAFDAAEVQELVAHFGRAAGLARRAGYQAIELHGAHGYLLMAFLSPLMNRRDDDWGGDDRRRLAFPLAVIRAVKAAAPDLPLIYRLSADDFMDGGLSIDRMEEIAPQLVAAGVDALHVSSGTQAGSMETIIDPMSFKEGWRLPLARRLRQAAGVPVITVGLRHPEVAERAIANGDTDLVSLGRAMLADPFWAVKAREGRADDIRPCTSCNWCMDRVYAHETIACAENPRTGRELVPALPADAGKGRRIVVVGAGPGGMAAAVQAAGHGFAVTLFERAAVPGGGLIASAAPPHKDKLLWYRDYLARRVAQAGVDLRLNSAPTAAAIAALRPDLVLIATGAAARPMDFPGADDPRVQQAYDLLATPDPMLPPGPAVVYGGGETGCETAELLTAAGIETVLVSRSGAQQLARAAEPIYRKLLLKRLAANPRLTVLAGWTLEAVQADGVHLSCGAERRVIVARSVILAQGRDAGSPLQRDLHALGVDAVMIGDSRTIGRIGDAVHQAHDALADLCGPGLQPVPA; this comes from the coding sequence ATGACATTTCCCAACCTGTTTTCGCCACTGCGGATCGGGGCGTTGACGCTGCCGAACCGGGTGGTCATGGCGCCGATGTCCAGCGCATTGGCCACGCCCGAAGGCCGGGTGTCAGACCGCCAGATCGCCTATTTCCGCGAACGTGCGCGGGGCGGGACCGGGCTGATCATCGTGGAATTCACCTGCGTGGACCGCCGGTTTGGCGTGTCGGAACCCTCGCAGCTGGTGCTGGAGGATGATGCCGCGCTGGACGGGCACGCGCGCCTTGTGGAAACCGTGCGCGCCGAAGGGGCGGCCGTGGCCATCCAGCTGCAACTGCCGGGGCAATATGCCCTGCCTTCGATGAACGATGGCCGCATGCCCGCCGCCCCCAGCGATGTGCATTCGCGCCGGTCGGGCGCGCTGACCGCCCGCGCCTTTGACGCGGCCGAGGTGCAGGAGCTGGTGGCGCATTTCGGCCGGGCCGCCGGGCTGGCCCGGCGTGCCGGGTATCAGGCGATCGAACTGCATGGCGCGCATGGCTATTTGCTGATGGCGTTCCTGTCGCCGCTGATGAACCGGCGCGACGATGACTGGGGCGGGGATGACCGGCGGCGCCTGGCCTTTCCGCTGGCGGTGATCCGCGCGGTCAAGGCGGCGGCGCCCGACCTGCCGCTGATCTACCGGCTGTCGGCCGATGATTTCATGGACGGCGGCCTGTCCATCGACCGGATGGAGGAGATCGCGCCGCAGCTGGTGGCCGCCGGGGTCGATGCGCTGCATGTGTCCAGCGGCACGCAGGCGGGGTCGATGGAAACCATCATCGACCCGATGTCGTTCAAGGAAGGCTGGCGGCTGCCGCTGGCCCGCCGGTTGCGGCAGGCGGCGGGGGTGCCGGTGATCACCGTGGGCCTGCGCCACCCCGAGGTGGCGGAACGCGCGATTGCGAACGGCGATACCGATCTGGTGTCGCTGGGCCGGGCCATGCTGGCCGATCCGTTCTGGGCGGTGAAAGCGCGCGAGGGGCGGGCCGACGATATCCGCCCCTGCACCAGCTGCAACTGGTGCATGGACCGGGTCTATGCCCATGAAACCATCGCCTGCGCCGAAAACCCCCGTACCGGGCGCGAACTGGTGCCGGCGCTGCCGGCCGATGCCGGCAAGGGGCGGCGCATCGTGGTGGTGGGGGCGGGCCCCGGCGGCATGGCGGCAGCGGTGCAGGCCGCCGGGCACGGCTTTGCCGTGACGCTGTTCGAACGCGCGGCGGTGCCGGGCGGCGGCCTGATCGCCTCGGCCGCGCCACCGCACAAGGACAAGCTGCTGTGGTATCGCGATTATCTGGCGCGTCGCGTTGCGCAGGCGGGGGTCGATCTGCGGCTGAACAGCGCCCCCACGGCGGCGGCGATTGCCGCCCTGCGCCCCGATCTGGTGCTGATCGCCACCGGCGCCGCCGCCCGGCCGATGGATTTTCCCGGCGCCGACGATCCGCGCGTGCAGCAGGCCTATGACCTGCTGGCAACCCCCGACCCAATGCTGCCGCCCGGACCCGCCGTGGTCTATGGCGGGGGCGAGACGGGCTGCGAAACGGCGGAACTGCTGACTGCGGCGGGGATCGAGACGGTTCTGGTCTCTCGTTCCGGCGCGCAGCAACTGGCGCGGGCGGCTGAGCCGATCTATCGCAAGCTGCTGCTGAAACGGCTGGCGGCCAATCCGCGCCTGACTGTGCTGGCGGGCTGGACGCTGGAGGCGGTGCAGGCCGATGGCGTGCATCTGTCCTGCGGGGCAGAGCGGCGGGTGATCGTGGCCCGTTCGGTCATTCTGGCGCAGGGGCGCGATGCCGGGAGCCCCTTGCAGCGCGATCTGCACGCCCTTGGGGTGGATGCCGTGATGATCGGCGACAGTCGCACCATCGGCCGCATCGGTGATGCCGTGCATCAGGCGCATGATGCGCTGGCCGATCTGTGCGGTCCCGGTTTGCAGCCGGTGCCGGCATGA